GAGCGGCGTGGGCAGCGCGAGGACACACGCGAGCGTCTGGTGCGTGAGGGCCTGGGACTGGTGCTGGAACAGGGCTGGGCGGCGACCGGCATCGACGCGGTGTTGCGCTCGGTGGGGGTGCCCAAGGGCTCCTTCTACCACTACTTCTCCAGTAAGGACGCCTTCGGCTTCGCCCTGCTCGACAGCTACCAGGCCTTCTTCCTCAAGCGGCTCGAGCGCTGCTTCGGCGCGGCCTCGGACGCGACCTTCGCCGCCCAGCTCTCCAGCTTCCTCGAGGAGTCCACCGAGGGCATGCGCCGCTTCGACTGGCGGCGCGGCTGCCTCATCGGTGCGCTCGGACAGGAGCTGGGGGGACTGCACGAGGACTTCCGCGTGCGGCTCGACGCCTCGCTGGCCGCCTGGGAGTCAATCCTCGCCGCCGCCCTGCGCCGTGCACGGGCGCGTGGGGAGATCGAGCCCTCGCTGGACGCGGACCGGCTCGCGCGCGGCTTCTGGTCCACCTGGGAGGGCGCGGTGCTGCGCGCCCGGCTCGCGCGCTCGCCCCTCCCCCTGACCGTCGCCATCGATGACTTCCGCCACCTCATCCACCCCCGAGGAGAACCCCATGTTCAAGG
Above is a window of Cystobacter fuscus DNA encoding:
- a CDS encoding TetR/AcrR family transcriptional regulator, whose protein sequence is MAKPPESRSRTERRGQREDTRERLVREGLGLVLEQGWAATGIDAVLRSVGVPKGSFYHYFSSKDAFGFALLDSYQAFFLKRLERCFGAASDATFAAQLSSFLEESTEGMRRFDWRRGCLIGALGQELGGLHEDFRVRLDASLAAWESILAAALRRARARGEIEPSLDADRLARGFWSTWEGAVLRARLARSPLPLTVAIDDFRHLIHPRGEPHVQGPGAREEP